A window of Haliscomenobacter hydrossis DSM 1100 contains these coding sequences:
- the porQ gene encoding type IX secretion system protein PorQ translates to MGIRTCLVLAALSLVLPLGAQITGGQSTYAFLGLPTSARVAGLAGNLITVVDDDVSLAWSNPAALNPLMHQQLAFNHGFLGKQMQHGSFNFGHQLGQKGTTLHAGIQYARYGEIEQTDEFFQTLGTFNAAEYAIVAGVAHPVYDRLNLGANLRLISSQFGQYNSLGLAGDLAATYRDTAKRLTVSMVFRNMGQQLSTYDPSIGKEPLPFDLQIGLSKQLKYLPFRFSIIYTSLNRWNLLYDDPNLESGTIFLGEEAAEPGAFNLWLDNFFRHLVFNGELLIGARENFRLRFGYNYRMHREMTVQGYSSMAGFTFGVGLKVSRFRIDFGRGIYHLAGGQTQLGISTNFKEFRKK, encoded by the coding sequence ATGGGTATCCGTACATGCTTGGTGTTGGCTGCTTTAAGCCTGGTATTGCCTTTGGGGGCTCAAATTACGGGTGGACAAAGTACGTACGCCTTTTTGGGCTTGCCCACTTCCGCCAGGGTGGCCGGTTTGGCCGGAAACCTGATCACGGTGGTAGATGATGACGTGAGTTTGGCCTGGAGCAATCCTGCGGCACTAAATCCACTGATGCACCAGCAATTGGCCTTCAATCACGGCTTTTTGGGCAAACAAATGCAACACGGTTCCTTTAATTTTGGACACCAATTGGGCCAAAAAGGGACTACCCTGCACGCCGGGATCCAATACGCGCGCTACGGCGAAATCGAACAAACGGATGAGTTTTTTCAAACCCTGGGCACCTTCAATGCCGCTGAATACGCCATTGTGGCGGGAGTAGCCCATCCGGTATACGATCGGCTCAACCTCGGGGCCAACCTGCGTTTGATCAGTTCGCAATTTGGGCAGTACAATTCTCTCGGCTTGGCCGGTGATCTGGCAGCTACTTACCGCGATACCGCCAAACGTTTGACCGTAAGTATGGTCTTCCGCAACATGGGGCAGCAATTGTCTACCTACGACCCCAGTATCGGCAAAGAGCCCTTGCCCTTCGATCTTCAAATTGGTTTATCCAAACAGCTCAAATATTTGCCGTTCCGGTTTTCTATTATCTACACATCGCTCAATCGTTGGAATCTGCTCTACGATGACCCTAATCTGGAAAGTGGCACTATTTTCCTGGGTGAAGAAGCCGCCGAACCAGGTGCCTTTAACCTATGGCTGGACAATTTCTTTCGCCACCTGGTCTTCAACGGTGAATTGCTGATTGGTGCCCGCGAGAATTTTCGCTTGCGCTTTGGCTACAATTACCGCATGCACCGCGAAATGACGGTGCAAGGTTACAGCAGCATGGCCGGATTTACGTTTGGTGTTGGCTTGAAGGTGAGCCGTTTCAGAATTGATTTTGGACGAGGCATTTATCACCTGGCGGGTGGGCAGACACAGTTGGGTATCTCGACAAACTTTAAGGAATTCAGGAAAAAATGA
- a CDS encoding toxin-antitoxin system YwqK family antitoxin, which yields MKKTFNNGLWLGLFCWLLVACGNNNSTTLDDTKQATDSIEAPQTAEALKLIQETDSDGNSLKYTERDSDGVREGLFTKMNAEGVKIEETNYRNGKIVGQRILYYPQGDTMIVESYQGDSFEGIYKSFYPNGKIKMKGVYRNNTMEGIWIQYHENGQLKEEVSFSNNAENGPFKEYHPNGQLSVVGTYKDGANEEGTLKFYDENGVHYKTMECKKGVCRTTWAQEKAKGSKKKGKRS from the coding sequence ATGAAAAAGACATTTAACAATGGCCTGTGGCTTGGGTTGTTTTGCTGGCTTTTAGTCGCATGCGGGAACAATAACTCCACTACGCTCGATGATACAAAACAAGCTACAGATTCCATCGAGGCCCCGCAAACTGCTGAGGCCCTTAAATTGATTCAAGAAACTGATTCAGATGGCAATTCGCTCAAGTACACCGAGCGCGATAGCGATGGCGTGCGTGAGGGTCTTTTTACAAAAATGAATGCCGAGGGAGTGAAAATTGAGGAGACAAACTACAGGAATGGAAAAATTGTTGGGCAGCGCATCCTCTACTATCCCCAGGGAGACACTATGATTGTGGAGAGCTATCAAGGTGATTCATTTGAAGGAATTTACAAGTCGTTTTATCCCAATGGGAAAATCAAAATGAAAGGGGTGTACCGTAATAATACGATGGAAGGTATTTGGATACAATATCATGAAAATGGTCAACTCAAGGAAGAGGTTTCATTCAGCAACAATGCTGAAAATGGGCCATTCAAAGAATACCACCCCAATGGGCAATTGAGCGTAGTGGGTACCTACAAAGATGGTGCCAATGAAGAAGGTACGCTCAAGTTTTATGATGAAAATGGAGTGCACTACAAAACAATGGAATGCAAGAAGGGGGTCTGCCGCACCACCTGGGCACAGGAAAAAGCCAAAGGGAGTAAGAAAAAAGGTAAAAGGTCTTAG
- a CDS encoding UDP-glucose dehydrogenase family protein, which translates to MNLAVIGTGYVGLVTGTCFAETGNNVTCVDIDVNKVERLRKGEITIFEPGLDVLFERNSKQGRLKFTTDLNEAVASAQIIFLALPTPPGEDGSADLSYIMGVAKQLSHLIKDYKIIIDKSTVPVGTAERVHAIIAENTSETLFDVVSNPEFLREGVAVDDFMKPDRVVIGTTSERARKVMKQLYEPFVRQGNPIYFMDERSAEMTKYAANSYLATRISFMNEIANLCEKVNANVDMVRMGMGSDSRIGKRFLFPGVGYGGSCFPKDVQALARTATDFDYDFRILNAVMGVNDQQRYTLAEKIKAYFGQDLRGHTIGIWGLAFKPNTDDIREAPALYIIESLLAAGAKVKAFDPEAMNNIQRYFGDQIELCKDQYEVLIDADALAIVTEWSLFRTPSFQVMKELMKQDVIFDGRNLYDLEAMAEHGFHYHSIGRESVGKKAMQYEKDI; encoded by the coding sequence ATGAATTTAGCTGTAATAGGCACTGGTTACGTAGGTTTAGTAACTGGAACCTGTTTTGCCGAAACGGGAAACAACGTAACGTGTGTCGACATTGACGTAAACAAGGTAGAACGGCTCCGCAAAGGAGAAATAACCATTTTTGAGCCTGGTCTTGATGTCTTATTTGAACGCAATAGCAAACAGGGTCGCTTAAAGTTTACCACCGATTTAAACGAAGCGGTAGCCTCAGCGCAAATTATTTTCCTGGCGCTACCTACTCCTCCAGGTGAGGATGGCTCAGCGGATTTGTCTTACATCATGGGGGTTGCTAAGCAACTTTCTCACCTTATTAAAGATTATAAAATCATCATCGACAAGAGTACAGTTCCCGTTGGAACTGCGGAAAGGGTACATGCCATTATTGCAGAAAATACGAGTGAAACCCTTTTTGACGTGGTCTCAAACCCCGAATTTCTGCGCGAAGGCGTCGCTGTTGACGACTTTATGAAACCCGACCGGGTGGTCATTGGCACCACCTCGGAGCGAGCCCGTAAAGTAATGAAACAACTTTACGAGCCTTTTGTGCGCCAAGGCAACCCAATTTATTTTATGGATGAGCGCTCGGCAGAAATGACCAAGTATGCCGCCAACTCTTATTTGGCAACACGCATTTCATTTATGAATGAAATTGCCAATTTGTGTGAAAAAGTTAATGCCAACGTTGATATGGTCCGAATGGGCATGGGCAGTGACTCCCGCATTGGCAAGCGCTTTTTGTTTCCCGGGGTAGGCTACGGAGGCAGCTGTTTTCCAAAAGATGTTCAGGCTTTGGCCAGAACTGCCACGGATTTCGATTACGATTTCAGGATTCTGAATGCCGTAATGGGCGTAAATGACCAACAGCGCTATACCCTGGCGGAAAAAATAAAGGCCTATTTCGGGCAAGACCTGCGCGGACATACCATCGGGATTTGGGGTTTGGCGTTTAAACCCAATACCGACGACATCCGCGAAGCTCCAGCACTGTACATCATTGAGTCGTTGCTGGCGGCGGGGGCCAAAGTAAAGGCTTTTGACCCCGAGGCCATGAACAACATCCAACGGTATTTTGGCGACCAGATCGAATTGTGCAAAGACCAATACGAAGTCCTTATCGATGCCGACGCACTGGCGATCGTTACCGAATGGAGTTTATTCCGAACCCCCAGCTTTCAGGTGATGAAGGAACTGATGAAACAAGACGTTATTTTTGATGGCCGCAATTTGTACGACTTGGAGGCAATGGCTGAACATGGTTTCCACTACCACAGCATTGGTCGTGAGTCCGTAGGAAAAAAAGCAATGCAGTATGAAAAAGACATTTAA
- a CDS encoding thioredoxin family protein, translating into MRTIDQNVLDQSIGYDEYHAFIEKLLSQSHYLALQRIETDTHNTRLNLIRMERLDKTARMTAQTRLQMAAIRKPMIWLSITEAWCGDAAQILPAIQKMAALNDKIQHRLIFREQHPAVMDAFLTKGTRSIPLTLFLEKDSLNVLGHWGPRPIELQDFVLENLKVLATIPDERERNLRFNEFQTKVQRWYAKDKTYSTQKEFLEVLKRINL; encoded by the coding sequence ATGCGAACCATTGACCAAAATGTTCTTGACCAATCCATTGGTTACGATGAATATCATGCCTTTATTGAAAAGTTACTTTCTCAAAGCCATTATTTAGCGCTTCAACGTATCGAAACGGACACCCATAATACTCGGCTGAACCTGATCCGCATGGAGCGATTGGACAAAACCGCCCGCATGACCGCGCAAACGCGCTTGCAAATGGCCGCAATCCGTAAGCCCATGATTTGGCTGTCAATCACCGAAGCATGGTGTGGAGATGCGGCACAAATTTTACCCGCTATTCAAAAAATGGCTGCGCTGAATGACAAAATACAACATCGTTTGATTTTTAGAGAGCAGCACCCCGCAGTGATGGACGCTTTTCTCACCAAGGGTACCCGATCCATACCATTGACCCTTTTTTTAGAAAAAGACTCCTTAAACGTATTGGGGCATTGGGGTCCACGCCCCATCGAACTCCAGGATTTTGTACTGGAAAACTTAAAGGTATTGGCCACCATTCCCGATGAACGCGAACGTAATCTCCGGTTCAATGAATTTCAAACCAAAGTTCAACGTTGGTATGCCAAGGACAAAACCTATAGTACCCAAAAGGAATTTTTAGAGGTGTTAAAAAGGATAAATCTATAA
- a CDS encoding two component regulator: protein MRHIFLFLIHLFFLVTLQAQSDTNNLAIGQWRTHLPLRTGRFVTQSSEKVYYAAEQSILVINKTDFELEEISRVDGLSNTQAKLLAYVPGSKTLMVVYENSVIDLVPEEGPIFTLNQITNFSNFVGDKIVHGISVEDAENVFVCGNYGLSRLNLNKREFSFSTFTGLDVFGAVVFNGFIYAATEGGIYRIALTDPNPQNFSNWNFLGPESGFPNSYESKAIAIFNNQLYFDVNRSLYRMDTASPELVYTRAGFSIQYLSAEGKNLLVGYRCQSNCDRGALVAFAANGQRQEASNLCMGIPNYAVEDQNGRIWMGDEWMEFRVLNSLQDANCTNYVFNSPFSDKVWEMAVRDQELWLASGGVNRTFSYLNRSDGFASYIDGQWKVFTRFNSPYLQGEKANDNSDDLTDVMTIALHPSNKKVYIGSFYEGLIEIDGEKFQLFNEKNSTLNNAIGDIARTRISGLAFDEEENLWVANHLAANPISVLTKAGEWKSFKPSCGVTSLHQLTIDQNGYKWFCSSSNAAGLIVFDSGKLDDNTDDKCRVFTTANSELQTNQVNCVNADLDGDVWVGTGEGVVIFECGSNAFDENCRGTRRVVEIINGLGAYLLETEFITTIAVDGANRKWVGTRNGVFVLSPSGRDQLAHFTTRNSPLLNNAILDIVINPKTGEAYIGTESGIIVLQSDAIEGGRVHNAEIKVYPNPVRPDYDGPIAIRGLARDAAVKITDVAGNLVYETRALGGQAIWDGRDYKGRRVQSGIYLVFSSSNPREAGFGKPSTATGKIVVLHRE from the coding sequence ATGCGCCATATTTTTCTGTTCCTCATCCATTTGTTTTTCCTCGTCACTCTACAGGCCCAAAGTGATACCAATAACCTGGCCATCGGTCAATGGAGAACCCATTTGCCGCTGCGCACCGGGCGATTTGTTACCCAAAGTAGCGAAAAGGTCTACTACGCTGCCGAACAATCAATTTTGGTGATCAATAAAACCGATTTTGAGCTGGAAGAAATCAGTCGGGTAGATGGCTTGAGCAACACCCAGGCCAAACTGCTGGCCTACGTGCCCGGTAGCAAAACACTGATGGTGGTGTATGAAAACAGCGTCATTGATTTGGTACCCGAAGAAGGCCCGATTTTCACCCTCAATCAAATCACCAACTTCAGCAATTTTGTAGGCGATAAAATCGTCCACGGGATCAGTGTTGAAGATGCCGAAAATGTTTTTGTCTGTGGAAATTACGGGTTATCACGCCTGAACCTCAACAAGCGGGAGTTCTCTTTTTCCACTTTTACTGGCCTGGATGTATTTGGAGCCGTAGTGTTTAACGGCTTTATTTATGCGGCTACCGAAGGGGGTATTTACCGTATTGCCCTCACAGACCCCAACCCGCAAAATTTCAGCAACTGGAATTTTTTAGGTCCTGAATCTGGCTTCCCCAATAGTTATGAATCCAAAGCCATTGCGATTTTTAACAATCAACTCTATTTCGACGTCAATCGCAGCTTGTACCGCATGGATACAGCCAGTCCAGAGCTGGTGTATACCCGAGCCGGTTTCTCCATCCAATATCTTAGTGCCGAGGGTAAAAACCTGCTGGTTGGATACCGCTGCCAAAGCAACTGTGATCGGGGCGCATTGGTCGCGTTTGCAGCCAACGGCCAGCGCCAGGAAGCCAGTAACCTCTGCATGGGCATCCCCAACTATGCCGTAGAAGACCAAAATGGGCGCATCTGGATGGGCGATGAATGGATGGAGTTTCGGGTGCTCAATAGTTTACAGGACGCCAATTGTACCAATTACGTCTTCAATTCCCCCTTTTCCGACAAAGTATGGGAAATGGCGGTGCGTGATCAGGAACTCTGGTTGGCCAGCGGGGGCGTAAACCGCACCTTCAGTTACCTCAATCGCTCGGATGGGTTTGCCTCTTACATCGATGGGCAATGGAAGGTATTCACCCGTTTCAATAGCCCTTACCTGCAAGGGGAAAAGGCCAATGACAACTCCGACGACCTCACCGACGTGATGACCATCGCCTTGCATCCCAGCAATAAAAAAGTATACATCGGCTCATTTTATGAAGGTTTGATTGAGATTGATGGGGAAAAATTTCAACTGTTCAACGAAAAAAACTCGACACTCAACAACGCCATTGGCGACATTGCCCGTACCCGCATCAGCGGCCTGGCTTTTGATGAAGAGGAAAACTTATGGGTGGCCAATCACCTGGCCGCCAATCCGATCTCGGTATTGACCAAAGCAGGGGAATGGAAGAGTTTTAAACCCTCTTGTGGTGTCACTTCACTCCATCAATTGACCATTGATCAGAATGGCTACAAGTGGTTTTGCTCCAGTTCCAATGCTGCGGGTTTGATTGTTTTTGATTCCGGCAAACTGGATGACAACACCGACGACAAATGCCGGGTATTCACCACGGCCAACAGTGAATTACAAACCAATCAGGTCAACTGTGTAAACGCCGATTTGGATGGTGATGTATGGGTAGGTACGGGTGAGGGGGTCGTCATTTTTGAGTGTGGTTCCAATGCTTTTGATGAAAACTGTCGGGGAACCCGTCGGGTGGTTGAAATCATCAATGGACTGGGTGCCTATTTATTGGAAACGGAATTTATAACCACCATCGCCGTCGATGGGGCCAACCGCAAATGGGTAGGTACCAGAAACGGGGTTTTTGTCCTCTCGCCCAGTGGACGGGATCAACTTGCTCATTTTACCACGCGAAATTCGCCCTTGTTGAACAATGCCATTTTGGACATTGTCATCAACCCCAAAACGGGAGAAGCATACATCGGCACCGAAAGTGGAATCATCGTGCTCCAAAGTGATGCCATTGAAGGGGGTAGGGTGCACAATGCCGAGATCAAAGTATACCCCAATCCGGTACGCCCCGATTATGACGGCCCCATTGCCATCCGGGGATTGGCGCGTGATGCCGCGGTCAAAATAACCGATGTAGCCGGAAACCTGGTGTATGAAACGCGTGCATTAGGCGGCCAGGCAATTTGGGATGGCCGGGATTACAAAGGAAGAAGGGTACAATCGGGCATCTACCTGGTGTTCAGCTCCAGCAATCCGCGCGAAGCAGGTTTTGGGAAGCCTAGTACCGCTACTGGAAAAATTGTTGTCTTACACCGGGAATGA
- the nadD gene encoding nicotinate (nicotinamide) nucleotide adenylyltransferase, protein MMSTVKNAKIGLFFGSFNPIHVGHLIIANYMATQTDLKEVWLVVSPQNPLKSKESLARDQDRLHLVRVAIDDNQKLRASDIEFSLPQPSYTIDTLTYLRERHPDKQFVLIMGGDNLPTLPKWKNYALILRDFELYVYNRPGYALGELENHPQIKVFDKVPQMQISASYIRESIAAGLPVQYLVTEPVLKYLESSGLYKKNRKKG, encoded by the coding sequence ATGATGAGTACGGTCAAAAACGCAAAAATTGGACTTTTTTTTGGGTCGTTCAATCCCATTCACGTTGGTCATTTGATCATTGCCAATTACATGGCCACTCAAACTGATCTGAAAGAAGTCTGGCTGGTGGTATCGCCCCAAAACCCACTCAAATCCAAGGAGTCGTTGGCCAGAGATCAGGATCGCCTACATTTGGTACGGGTGGCCATTGATGACAATCAGAAGTTACGGGCCAGTGATATTGAGTTTTCTTTGCCTCAACCTTCTTACACGATCGATACCCTGACTTATTTGCGCGAACGTCATCCCGACAAACAATTCGTGCTCATCATGGGTGGGGACAATCTGCCCACCTTGCCCAAGTGGAAAAATTACGCGCTGATTCTGCGGGATTTCGAGTTGTACGTGTACAATCGTCCGGGTTATGCCTTGGGGGAATTGGAAAACCATCCGCAAATCAAAGTGTTCGACAAAGTACCTCAAATGCAAATCTCGGCGAGCTATATCCGCGAAAGTATTGCTGCTGGGTTGCCCGTTCAATACCTGGTCACTGAACCCGTGCTGAAATACCTGGAAAGTAGTGGATTGTACAAAAAAAATCGAAAAAAAGGATAA
- the dnaN gene encoding DNA polymerase III subunit beta, whose translation MKFSVSSSELLKQLQVAAGSIGSNPVLPILEDFLFSIADNKLTISATDLDTAITTQMDVMADTDGTIAVPAKILLDTLKALPQQPITFSIDENTFAIEITSAYGKYRLSGENGQDFPAIPEPEAEDDTITIPSNALIQGVNKTLFATSNDELRLAMMGVYFQVDFSKITMVATDAHKLVRYTFTDLSSEVSTSFILPKKALNLIKNVLPAGDEVKMSFNKANAFFSFGNTQISCRLIDSRYPDYHAVIPVDNPFLLTVSRADFASSLKRIAIYANKTTNQVILNISPGNLIVSAQDLDFSNEATEKLSCTYDGDPLMIGFNAKFLLEMLNVLESDEVRMELSTSTRAGILLPVEEVPGEDILMLVMPVMLSN comes from the coding sequence ATGAAGTTCAGCGTATCATCATCAGAGTTACTGAAGCAGTTGCAAGTTGCGGCCGGCTCAATCGGCTCTAACCCCGTATTGCCCATTTTGGAGGACTTTTTATTCAGCATAGCCGATAACAAGCTCACCATCTCCGCCACCGATCTGGATACGGCCATTACCACCCAAATGGATGTCATGGCCGATACCGACGGAACGATTGCCGTGCCGGCAAAAATTTTACTGGATACGCTCAAAGCGCTGCCCCAACAGCCCATTACATTCTCTATTGACGAAAACACCTTTGCCATCGAGATCACTTCGGCTTATGGCAAGTACCGTTTATCGGGAGAGAATGGACAGGATTTCCCCGCCATTCCCGAGCCAGAAGCCGAGGATGACACCATTACCATCCCTTCCAATGCCTTGATTCAGGGGGTGAACAAAACCTTGTTTGCGACCAGTAACGATGAGTTGCGCCTGGCCATGATGGGGGTCTACTTTCAAGTCGATTTTAGCAAAATCACCATGGTGGCGACCGATGCCCACAAACTGGTGCGCTATACCTTTACCGATTTGAGCAGTGAAGTGAGCACTTCCTTTATTTTGCCCAAAAAAGCCTTGAACCTGATCAAAAACGTGTTGCCTGCCGGCGATGAGGTAAAAATGTCTTTCAATAAAGCCAATGCGTTTTTCTCGTTTGGCAACACGCAGATTTCCTGTCGTTTGATCGATTCCCGTTACCCCGATTACCACGCGGTGATTCCCGTAGACAACCCGTTCTTGTTGACCGTATCGCGGGCTGACTTCGCGAGTTCTTTAAAGCGGATCGCCATTTACGCCAACAAAACCACCAATCAGGTCATCTTGAATATTTCACCGGGAAACTTGATCGTTTCGGCACAAGACCTCGATTTTTCCAATGAAGCCACTGAAAAATTGAGCTGTACTTATGATGGCGATCCACTGATGATTGGGTTCAACGCCAAGTTTTTGCTGGAAATGTTGAATGTGCTGGAATCTGACGAAGTGCGCATGGAATTGTCGACTTCCACCCGAGCAGGCATTCTGTTGCCAGTAGAGGAAGTCCCCGGTGAAGACATCCTGATGCTGGTCATGCCTGTTATGCTGAGCAATTGA
- the panD gene encoding aspartate 1-decarboxylase — protein sequence MLIERFKSKIHRVKVTEANLNYIGSITIDEDLLDAANLIEGEKVQIVNNNNGERIETYIIKGERGSGVICLNGAAARRVQVGDVLIIIGYGLMDFEEAKTFVPSVVFPDENNRLVG from the coding sequence ATGTTGATCGAACGTTTCAAATCTAAAATTCATCGGGTCAAGGTCACCGAGGCCAACCTGAACTACATCGGCAGCATCACCATTGATGAAGACCTGCTGGATGCCGCCAACCTCATCGAAGGCGAGAAGGTGCAAATTGTGAACAACAACAATGGGGAGCGCATCGAAACCTACATCATCAAAGGTGAACGGGGCTCGGGCGTGATTTGCCTCAATGGTGCCGCCGCCCGCCGGGTGCAAGTCGGTGACGTGCTCATCATCATCGGGTACGGCTTGATGGATTTTGAAGAGGCGAAAACGTTTGTGCCGAGTGTGGTTTTTCCGGATGAGAACAATCGGTTGGTGGGGTGA
- a CDS encoding T9SS type A sorting domain-containing protein, producing the protein MTKSLWCGLFTCFLCSACYLSAQNISFEWLQKYDGQSNTLSPEGSSDFLVIDRFKNVYQLLEFQQWIRLADTAYYEPNNVVGQCLVKYDEAGKMLWSRKIVGKGENANVIYWGKISSLQLTTDGNVLIGGEFSSDYLHLGIGDTLKSGCDECTTIFMAAYSAQGDLIWAEQYRAKGGEEIDTSETVAFNTIMAGSNRNHKLLSFLAYADTLTMGGENLSYLAPALAIVELDENNGYIRDERLTIEGEGLFYPSRLVPQKNDAFLLFGNVDPNVSLSNSNGFGFESLPAINPLANSFLLIQFNQLGEPQYAKELYGEYLAAQLVADSSGNTYLFGHFDQFLSWGGNTVWNAAGENIGFIFKLDANGEISWQKIYPNASVEVYLHNNPACITPEGGFLAPLAIITPSEIESTIFEGHEVFPSYYDYASALVHFNPSGALDTFVDLYSSEGLLFALSLNYDPNGHLYGVFQTAGMDTLNIGAYTMPVTEQTSEILACFRLSTLAPGLNVPKLPTAVDKTTANLRIIRTYPNPTEDKITVEWAPHAEPAQLLLRNGNGQTLQAFSMAPYASQQSLDLRLLPRGWYIVEWKSGGKRELLRVLKH; encoded by the coding sequence ATGACAAAGTCATTATGGTGCGGTCTTTTTACCTGTTTTTTGTGCAGTGCTTGCTACCTAAGCGCTCAGAATATTTCTTTTGAATGGTTACAGAAATACGATGGACAAAGCAATACTTTGTCTCCGGAAGGCTCCAGCGATTTTTTGGTGATAGATCGATTCAAAAACGTTTATCAACTCCTTGAGTTCCAACAATGGATCCGTTTGGCGGACACTGCTTATTATGAACCTAATAATGTAGTTGGGCAGTGCTTGGTCAAATATGATGAAGCAGGCAAAATGTTATGGTCTCGAAAGATCGTGGGCAAGGGAGAAAATGCCAACGTCATATATTGGGGCAAAATCAGTAGTTTACAACTGACCACAGATGGAAATGTCCTCATTGGTGGAGAATTTAGCTCCGATTATTTGCACCTTGGTATTGGTGATACCTTGAAAAGCGGTTGCGATGAATGTACAACCATTTTTATGGCGGCATATTCAGCTCAAGGGGATTTAATATGGGCAGAACAATACCGTGCAAAAGGTGGAGAAGAGATAGACACCTCAGAAACAGTAGCGTTTAACACAATTATGGCGGGTAGCAACAGAAATCATAAACTATTGTCTTTTTTGGCCTATGCCGATACCCTTACTATGGGCGGGGAAAACTTGAGTTATCTCGCCCCTGCATTGGCTATTGTAGAATTGGATGAAAACAATGGTTACATTCGAGATGAACGCTTGACCATTGAAGGAGAAGGTTTGTTTTACCCTTCACGATTGGTTCCCCAAAAGAATGATGCTTTTTTATTATTTGGTAATGTCGACCCGAATGTATCATTGAGTAACTCAAATGGATTTGGCTTTGAATCGTTACCCGCAATTAATCCATTAGCGAATTCCTTTTTACTTATCCAATTCAATCAGTTAGGAGAACCTCAATATGCGAAAGAACTTTATGGGGAATATTTGGCAGCTCAACTGGTTGCCGATAGCTCAGGAAATACCTATTTATTTGGGCATTTTGATCAATTCTTGAGCTGGGGTGGAAACACAGTTTGGAATGCAGCCGGAGAAAACATTGGTTTCATCTTTAAACTTGATGCTAACGGTGAAATCAGCTGGCAAAAAATTTACCCCAATGCTTCCGTTGAGGTTTATTTGCACAATAATCCTGCCTGCATCACACCAGAAGGAGGCTTTTTGGCTCCCTTAGCTATTATAACCCCCAGCGAAATAGAGTCAACAATCTTTGAAGGCCATGAAGTCTTTCCAAGTTACTATGACTACGCATCAGCTCTAGTACATTTCAATCCAAGCGGAGCATTAGATACTTTTGTCGATCTTTATTCCTCGGAAGGATTATTATTCGCCCTTAGTTTAAACTATGACCCTAATGGCCATCTTTATGGTGTGTTTCAAACAGCGGGCATGGACACATTAAATATCGGAGCCTATACCATGCCCGTCACTGAACAGACCAGCGAAATCCTGGCCTGTTTTAGACTTTCTACTTTAGCCCCTGGTCTCAACGTGCCCAAACTGCCTACTGCGGTGGACAAAACCACCGCGAACCTGCGCATCATCCGCACCTACCCCAACCCGACCGAAGACAAAATCACGGTGGAGTGGGCACCCCATGCAGAACCTGCTCAATTGCTATTGCGCAATGGGAACGGGCAAACCTTGCAGGCTTTTAGCATGGCACCGTATGCCAGCCAGCAAAGTCTGGATTTGCGTTTGCTGCCTCGCGGCTGGTATATCGTCGAATGGAAAAGTGGAGGAAAAAGGGAATTGTTGCGGGTGTTAAAGCATTGA